From a single Adhaeribacter swui genomic region:
- a CDS encoding PorP/SprF family type IX secretion system membrane protein encodes MKLRLFILAMLVSFSTLAQQKPQYTQYIFNGLVINPAYAGSKDVIHLNAFYRTQWTGLEGAPTTQSFSIDGVTKSNRIGIGAQAVNDQIGAQRRTSATINGAVKLNVSETGVLSLGVAAGASQFRIDRNKLTTIDPDDPTIINAETNVINPDLRVGLYFHTDRFYLGMSATDLIGANREFAFNTDRNYFLTAGYVFDLGEHLKFKPSVLMKENFQGPTNIDVNAFLLIENRIWLGGSYRTAANIFKNNFEATSLTAKDAVSAIGEIFLSPKLRLGYSYDFTLTQLNNYSTHEFSLGVLLFKKAETKMLTPQYF; translated from the coding sequence ATGAAATTACGTTTATTTATTCTTGCCATGCTGGTGTCTTTTAGTACCCTAGCGCAGCAAAAACCGCAGTATACCCAATACATCTTCAATGGCTTGGTTATAAATCCTGCTTACGCGGGCAGTAAAGATGTGATCCACTTAAACGCCTTTTATCGGACGCAATGGACCGGTCTGGAAGGAGCTCCCACTACGCAGTCTTTCAGTATTGATGGCGTAACTAAATCTAACCGGATAGGTATTGGTGCTCAAGCTGTTAACGATCAGATTGGGGCTCAGCGGCGAACTTCTGCCACCATCAATGGCGCTGTAAAATTAAATGTGTCTGAAACAGGCGTGTTAAGTTTAGGAGTAGCCGCTGGTGCATCGCAATTTAGAATAGACCGGAACAAACTAACTACCATAGATCCAGATGATCCTACCATTATTAACGCGGAAACAAATGTTATTAATCCGGATTTAAGAGTTGGTTTATACTTTCATACGGACCGGTTTTATTTAGGCATGTCAGCCACTGACTTGATTGGGGCAAACCGGGAATTTGCCTTTAACACCGACCGCAACTATTTTCTTACGGCTGGTTACGTTTTCGATTTAGGAGAACATTTAAAGTTTAAGCCTTCTGTTCTGATGAAAGAAAACTTCCAGGGGCCTACCAATATTGATGTAAATGCATTCTTATTAATCGAGAACCGTATTTGGTTGGGTGGCTCTTACCGGACTGCTGCCAATATTTTTAAAAATAATTTTGAAGCAACCAGTTTAACTGCCAAAGATGCCGTTTCTGCCATAGGAGAGATATTCTTATCACCTAAGCTTCGGTTGGGTTACTCCTACGATTTCACCCTAACGCAGTTAAATAATTACAGTACGCATGAGTTTTCTTTAGGGGTTTTACTCTTCAAGAAAGCAGAAACTAAAATGTTGACTCCCCAATATTTTTAA